One window of the Sphaerochaeta associata genome contains the following:
- a CDS encoding VOC family protein, whose protein sequence is MIEQRIIPHLWFNDQALEAVRFYTRVFEDSAIIHVTKLEDTPSGDCDLIVFALSGFQFMAINGGPYFKPNPSISFFVNFDPSSDPHAKEHLDRLWDKLSEGGTILMQLGEYPFSSHYGWVQDAYGVSWQLILTKDEGEPRPKIIPSLMFTNKVNGKAEEACLFYQTVFKQSRMGEIARYPGGMDPNLEGSAMFLDFMLEGQWFAAMDSAYEHPFSFNEGISLMIECESQAEVDYYWQNLSSDAESEQCGWLKDRYGLSWQVTARKTDEMLFEGTQQQRNRMSKALLQMKKIDIAELEKAFVNQE, encoded by the coding sequence ATGATAGAACAACGAATTATCCCTCATCTATGGTTTAACGATCAGGCATTGGAAGCCGTACGGTTCTACACCCGGGTGTTTGAAGATTCTGCAATAATCCATGTCACCAAGCTCGAGGATACTCCCTCAGGTGATTGTGATCTGATTGTATTCGCACTTTCCGGTTTTCAATTCATGGCGATTAACGGCGGGCCGTACTTCAAGCCCAATCCGTCGATCTCTTTCTTTGTGAATTTCGATCCAAGCAGCGATCCCCATGCAAAAGAGCATCTGGACCGGCTTTGGGACAAGCTCAGCGAGGGAGGCACAATTCTCATGCAACTCGGGGAATATCCCTTCAGCAGTCACTACGGCTGGGTCCAGGATGCGTACGGGGTATCCTGGCAGCTCATTCTCACCAAGGATGAAGGAGAGCCAAGGCCGAAGATCATACCCAGCCTTATGTTTACAAACAAGGTGAATGGGAAGGCCGAGGAAGCCTGCCTTTTCTATCAAACGGTATTCAAGCAATCGCGGATGGGTGAAATCGCCCGTTACCCCGGCGGTATGGATCCGAATCTGGAGGGCAGTGCCATGTTCTTGGATTTCATGCTGGAAGGACAATGGTTTGCAGCGATGGATAGTGCTTATGAACATCCATTCTCATTCAATGAAGGCATTTCCCTGATGATAGAGTGCGAGAGCCAAGCTGAAGTCGATTACTACTGGCAAAATCTCAGTAGCGATGCAGAGTCCGAGCAGTGCGGCTGGTTGAAAGACCGGTACGGGCTTTCCTGGCAGGTTACTGCACGGAAAACCGATGAAATGTTGTTTGAAGGAACTCAACAGCAGCGAAATCGGATGAGCAAGGCATTGCTGCAGATGAAAAAGATTGATATCGCTGAATTGGAAAAAGCGTTTGTGAATCAGGAATAA